In the genome of Populus trichocarpa isolate Nisqually-1 chromosome 6, P.trichocarpa_v4.1, whole genome shotgun sequence, one region contains:
- the LOC7473596 gene encoding uncharacterized protein LOC7473596 isoform X1: MDWDLWGPPNDTVAEESGFDNPQRDFYFDVIEEEALNEKYRVRVLRILIKKANTEILELEQDLLSLQTELAWVENEDWPDVCCNALREKIDFLDISIKYLRNKDKNDIEVRLLMYTQPVETLDEILKALFRNYICKRDKQLKDAIVLGSSSDAPRHTTNGLEKEKRLSNCNLETITSEKTKDCSSTPTEYGAVLSPSLNLQEKKTGNSKVIEPTSADIKDFSPQSSEVAPDFSDEKKSLSFCGPKNTGKRDAREHGLAPKDAKLIQSSSSKSAYKGRHGLKSVKVEPTENSVSNSTIYALENAVVLSYKEKPGDSDSTATKEVEEHSSISTPDVVISSSLKPMAKKTDLGKIVKPAGAIIKNVSAEALRRAAGLNAKKNNSDCALGTFKQANCSNSDIEQKFFEFAPKAAQKRSVKESKIAAAHDIVSLKSPQKTNGKKKTPLIVKLRETDLTDTENCALTSLLEMQDHEGKNAAKLQPDEEKPMLVEVQMTETSADEERSSMNLLSNPQKEKGKRNIKSNPPILHETGFSKLILNSSSSSISESNKKRKSRVGPQKNKSLSGKITKKAVRADKGETKEHGAATDNTPKSLSEPQNKKRVCVNFPHLLGTEDSSVQMDLSSSLGDTINGARNDDLSVEKSCSICDSSYEVVASGIADISNLRDLRLPKLRTIAGRLKLTKYSKLRKELLLELISERLAN, translated from the exons ATGGATTGGGATCTTTGGGGTCCACCAAATGATACAG TGGCAGAAGAAAGCGGTTTTGATAATCCCCAGCGTGACTTTTACTTTG ATGTGATAGAAGAAGAAGCTTTGAATGAGAAATACCGTGTGCGGGTGCTGAGGATTTTGATAAAGAAGGCAAATACAGAGATTCTTGAACTGGAACAAGATTTGTTATCCTTGCAGACTGAACTAGCTTGGGTTGAAAATGAAGACTGGCCTGATGTATGTTGTAATGCTTTGAGAGAAAAGATTGATTTCCTTGATAtctcaataaaatatttgaggAATAAAGACAAGAATGATATTGAGGTTCGTTTACTAATgtatacacaacctgttgaaacaTTGGACGAAATTTTGAAGGCCCTCTTCAGAAATTACATCTGCAAAAGAGATAAGCAG CTTAAGGATGCCATTGTCTTGGGTTCAAGCTCAGATGCTCCACGACACACAACCAATGGTTtggaaaaggagaaaaggtTGAGCAACTGCAATTTGGAAACAATTACAAGTGAGAAAACCAAGGACTGTAGTTCTACTCCAACAGAATATGGTGCAGTTTTAAGTCCATCTTTGAATCTTCAAGAGAAGAAAACTGGCAATTCAAAGGTCATTGAG CCTACGAGTGCTGATATCAAAGACTTCTCCCCACAGTCTTCAGAAGTGGCACCTGATTTCTCTGATGAGAAGAAATCACTGAGCTTCTGTGGTCCAAAAAATACTGGGAAAAGGGATGCCAGAGAGCATGGGTTAGCTCCAAAAGATGCAAAACTGATCCAAAGTTCATCTTCAAAATCTGCATACAAGGGAAGACATGGTCTAAAATCAGTTAAGGTTGAG CCTACAGAAAATAGTGTGAGTAATTCCACTATATACGCATTGGAAAATGCAGTTGTCCTCTCCTACAAGGAAAAACCTGGTGATTCAGATTCAACTGCAACCAAAGAAGTTGAAGAACACAGTTCTATATCTACACCTGATGTTGTCATCTCAAGTTCTTTGAAGCCTATGGCGAAGAAAACAGATCTTGGAAAAATAGTCAAG CCTGCGGGTGctattataaaaaatgttagTGCAGAAGCTCTGAGACGTGCAGCTGGCCTCaatgcaaagaaaaacaattctgaCTGTGCACTAGGTACTTTTAAACAGGCTAATTGCAGTAACTCTGATATAGAGCAAAAATTTTTCGAGTTTGCTCCAAAAGCAGCACAAAAACGAAGTGTGAAAGAATCAAAGATTGCTGCAGCTCACGATATAGTTTCATTGAAGTCACCTCAGAAGACAAATGGCAAAAAGAAAACTCCTTTAATTGTGAAGTTGAGAGAAACTGATCTGACTGACACTGAAAATTGTGCCTTGACTTCACTTCTAGAGATGCAAGATCATGAAGGGAAAAATGCAGCCAAGCTGCAGCCTGATGAAGAAAAACCTATGCTAGTTGAAGTTCAGATGACTGAAACTTCTGCTGATGAGGAAAGGTCCAGCATGAATTTGTTATCGAATCcacagaaagaaaagggaaagaggAATATCAAGTCAAATCCACCAATTCTCCATGAAACTGGTTTCTCCAAACTGATACTTAATTCAAGCTCGTCTTCTATTTCAGAAAGCAATAAGAAACGAAAATCCAGAGTTGGCCCACAAAAAAATAAGTCTTTGAGTGGGAAGATCACAAAGAAAGCAGTTCGGGCTGACAAGGGTGAAACTAAAGAACATGGTGCAGCAACTGATAATACCCCGAAATCATTATCAGAGCCACAGAACAAGAAAAGGGTATGTGTAAATTTTCCACACCTTTTGGGGACTGAAGATTCATCTGTTCAAATGGATTTATCTAGTTCGCTTGGGGACACAATTAATGGTGCAAGAAACGATGACCTTTCGGTTGAGAAGTCTTGCTCAATCTGTGATTCCAGTTATGAGGTTGTGGCATCAGGGATTGCTGATATAAGCAACTTGAGGGACTTGCGTTTACCTAAACTGAGGACTATTGCAGGCCGACTTAAACTAACCAAATATAGCAAGCTTCGGAAAGAGTTGCTACTTGAATTGATATCCGAGCGTCTTGCGAATTGA
- the LOC7473596 gene encoding uncharacterized protein LOC7473596 isoform X3, which yields MDWDLWGPPNDTVAEESGFDNPQRDFYFDVIEEEALNEKYRVRVLRILIKKANTEILELEQDLLSLQTELAWVENEDWPDVCCNALREKIDFLDISIKYLRNKDKNDIEVRLLMYTQPVETLDEILKALFRNYICKRDKQLKDAIVLGSSSDAPRHTTNGLEKEKRLSNCNLETITSEKTKDCSSTPTEYGAVLSPSLNLQEKKTGNSKPTSADIKDFSPQSSEVAPDFSDEKKSLSFCGPKNTGKRDAREHGLAPKDAKLIQSSSSKSAYKGRHGLKSVKVEPTENSVSNSTIYALENAVVLSYKEKPGDSDSTATKEVEEHSSISTPDVVISSSLKPMAKKTDLGKIVKPAGAIIKNVSAEALRRAAGLNAKKNNSDCALGTFKQANCSNSDIEQKFFEFAPKAAQKRSVKESKIAAAHDIVSLKSPQKTNGKKKTPLIVKLRETDLTDTENCALTSLLEMQDHEGKNAAKLQPDEEKPMLVEVQMTETSADEERSSMNLLSNPQKEKGKRNIKSNPPILHETGFSKLILNSSSSSISESNKKRKSRVGPQKNKSLSGKITKKAVRADKGETKEHGAATDNTPKSLSEPQNKKRVCVNFPHLLGTEDSSVQMDLSSSLGDTINGARNDDLSVEKSCSICDSSYEVVASGIADISNLRDLRLPKLRTIAGRLKLTKYSKLRKELLLELISERLAN from the exons ATGGATTGGGATCTTTGGGGTCCACCAAATGATACAG TGGCAGAAGAAAGCGGTTTTGATAATCCCCAGCGTGACTTTTACTTTG ATGTGATAGAAGAAGAAGCTTTGAATGAGAAATACCGTGTGCGGGTGCTGAGGATTTTGATAAAGAAGGCAAATACAGAGATTCTTGAACTGGAACAAGATTTGTTATCCTTGCAGACTGAACTAGCTTGGGTTGAAAATGAAGACTGGCCTGATGTATGTTGTAATGCTTTGAGAGAAAAGATTGATTTCCTTGATAtctcaataaaatatttgaggAATAAAGACAAGAATGATATTGAGGTTCGTTTACTAATgtatacacaacctgttgaaacaTTGGACGAAATTTTGAAGGCCCTCTTCAGAAATTACATCTGCAAAAGAGATAAGCAG CTTAAGGATGCCATTGTCTTGGGTTCAAGCTCAGATGCTCCACGACACACAACCAATGGTTtggaaaaggagaaaaggtTGAGCAACTGCAATTTGGAAACAATTACAAGTGAGAAAACCAAGGACTGTAGTTCTACTCCAACAGAATATGGTGCAGTTTTAAGTCCATCTTTGAATCTTCAAGAGAAGAAAACTGGCAATTCAAAG CCTACGAGTGCTGATATCAAAGACTTCTCCCCACAGTCTTCAGAAGTGGCACCTGATTTCTCTGATGAGAAGAAATCACTGAGCTTCTGTGGTCCAAAAAATACTGGGAAAAGGGATGCCAGAGAGCATGGGTTAGCTCCAAAAGATGCAAAACTGATCCAAAGTTCATCTTCAAAATCTGCATACAAGGGAAGACATGGTCTAAAATCAGTTAAGGTTGAG CCTACAGAAAATAGTGTGAGTAATTCCACTATATACGCATTGGAAAATGCAGTTGTCCTCTCCTACAAGGAAAAACCTGGTGATTCAGATTCAACTGCAACCAAAGAAGTTGAAGAACACAGTTCTATATCTACACCTGATGTTGTCATCTCAAGTTCTTTGAAGCCTATGGCGAAGAAAACAGATCTTGGAAAAATAGTCAAG CCTGCGGGTGctattataaaaaatgttagTGCAGAAGCTCTGAGACGTGCAGCTGGCCTCaatgcaaagaaaaacaattctgaCTGTGCACTAGGTACTTTTAAACAGGCTAATTGCAGTAACTCTGATATAGAGCAAAAATTTTTCGAGTTTGCTCCAAAAGCAGCACAAAAACGAAGTGTGAAAGAATCAAAGATTGCTGCAGCTCACGATATAGTTTCATTGAAGTCACCTCAGAAGACAAATGGCAAAAAGAAAACTCCTTTAATTGTGAAGTTGAGAGAAACTGATCTGACTGACACTGAAAATTGTGCCTTGACTTCACTTCTAGAGATGCAAGATCATGAAGGGAAAAATGCAGCCAAGCTGCAGCCTGATGAAGAAAAACCTATGCTAGTTGAAGTTCAGATGACTGAAACTTCTGCTGATGAGGAAAGGTCCAGCATGAATTTGTTATCGAATCcacagaaagaaaagggaaagaggAATATCAAGTCAAATCCACCAATTCTCCATGAAACTGGTTTCTCCAAACTGATACTTAATTCAAGCTCGTCTTCTATTTCAGAAAGCAATAAGAAACGAAAATCCAGAGTTGGCCCACAAAAAAATAAGTCTTTGAGTGGGAAGATCACAAAGAAAGCAGTTCGGGCTGACAAGGGTGAAACTAAAGAACATGGTGCAGCAACTGATAATACCCCGAAATCATTATCAGAGCCACAGAACAAGAAAAGGGTATGTGTAAATTTTCCACACCTTTTGGGGACTGAAGATTCATCTGTTCAAATGGATTTATCTAGTTCGCTTGGGGACACAATTAATGGTGCAAGAAACGATGACCTTTCGGTTGAGAAGTCTTGCTCAATCTGTGATTCCAGTTATGAGGTTGTGGCATCAGGGATTGCTGATATAAGCAACTTGAGGGACTTGCGTTTACCTAAACTGAGGACTATTGCAGGCCGACTTAAACTAACCAAATATAGCAAGCTTCGGAAAGAGTTGCTACTTGAATTGATATCCGAGCGTCTTGCGAATTGA
- the LOC7473596 gene encoding uncharacterized protein LOC7473596 isoform X2, translating into MDWDLWGPPNDTEESGFDNPQRDFYFDVIEEEALNEKYRVRVLRILIKKANTEILELEQDLLSLQTELAWVENEDWPDVCCNALREKIDFLDISIKYLRNKDKNDIEVRLLMYTQPVETLDEILKALFRNYICKRDKQLKDAIVLGSSSDAPRHTTNGLEKEKRLSNCNLETITSEKTKDCSSTPTEYGAVLSPSLNLQEKKTGNSKVIEPTSADIKDFSPQSSEVAPDFSDEKKSLSFCGPKNTGKRDAREHGLAPKDAKLIQSSSSKSAYKGRHGLKSVKVEPTENSVSNSTIYALENAVVLSYKEKPGDSDSTATKEVEEHSSISTPDVVISSSLKPMAKKTDLGKIVKPAGAIIKNVSAEALRRAAGLNAKKNNSDCALGTFKQANCSNSDIEQKFFEFAPKAAQKRSVKESKIAAAHDIVSLKSPQKTNGKKKTPLIVKLRETDLTDTENCALTSLLEMQDHEGKNAAKLQPDEEKPMLVEVQMTETSADEERSSMNLLSNPQKEKGKRNIKSNPPILHETGFSKLILNSSSSSISESNKKRKSRVGPQKNKSLSGKITKKAVRADKGETKEHGAATDNTPKSLSEPQNKKRVCVNFPHLLGTEDSSVQMDLSSSLGDTINGARNDDLSVEKSCSICDSSYEVVASGIADISNLRDLRLPKLRTIAGRLKLTKYSKLRKELLLELISERLAN; encoded by the exons ATGGATTGGGATCTTTGGGGTCCACCAAATGATACAG AAGAAAGCGGTTTTGATAATCCCCAGCGTGACTTTTACTTTG ATGTGATAGAAGAAGAAGCTTTGAATGAGAAATACCGTGTGCGGGTGCTGAGGATTTTGATAAAGAAGGCAAATACAGAGATTCTTGAACTGGAACAAGATTTGTTATCCTTGCAGACTGAACTAGCTTGGGTTGAAAATGAAGACTGGCCTGATGTATGTTGTAATGCTTTGAGAGAAAAGATTGATTTCCTTGATAtctcaataaaatatttgaggAATAAAGACAAGAATGATATTGAGGTTCGTTTACTAATgtatacacaacctgttgaaacaTTGGACGAAATTTTGAAGGCCCTCTTCAGAAATTACATCTGCAAAAGAGATAAGCAG CTTAAGGATGCCATTGTCTTGGGTTCAAGCTCAGATGCTCCACGACACACAACCAATGGTTtggaaaaggagaaaaggtTGAGCAACTGCAATTTGGAAACAATTACAAGTGAGAAAACCAAGGACTGTAGTTCTACTCCAACAGAATATGGTGCAGTTTTAAGTCCATCTTTGAATCTTCAAGAGAAGAAAACTGGCAATTCAAAGGTCATTGAG CCTACGAGTGCTGATATCAAAGACTTCTCCCCACAGTCTTCAGAAGTGGCACCTGATTTCTCTGATGAGAAGAAATCACTGAGCTTCTGTGGTCCAAAAAATACTGGGAAAAGGGATGCCAGAGAGCATGGGTTAGCTCCAAAAGATGCAAAACTGATCCAAAGTTCATCTTCAAAATCTGCATACAAGGGAAGACATGGTCTAAAATCAGTTAAGGTTGAG CCTACAGAAAATAGTGTGAGTAATTCCACTATATACGCATTGGAAAATGCAGTTGTCCTCTCCTACAAGGAAAAACCTGGTGATTCAGATTCAACTGCAACCAAAGAAGTTGAAGAACACAGTTCTATATCTACACCTGATGTTGTCATCTCAAGTTCTTTGAAGCCTATGGCGAAGAAAACAGATCTTGGAAAAATAGTCAAG CCTGCGGGTGctattataaaaaatgttagTGCAGAAGCTCTGAGACGTGCAGCTGGCCTCaatgcaaagaaaaacaattctgaCTGTGCACTAGGTACTTTTAAACAGGCTAATTGCAGTAACTCTGATATAGAGCAAAAATTTTTCGAGTTTGCTCCAAAAGCAGCACAAAAACGAAGTGTGAAAGAATCAAAGATTGCTGCAGCTCACGATATAGTTTCATTGAAGTCACCTCAGAAGACAAATGGCAAAAAGAAAACTCCTTTAATTGTGAAGTTGAGAGAAACTGATCTGACTGACACTGAAAATTGTGCCTTGACTTCACTTCTAGAGATGCAAGATCATGAAGGGAAAAATGCAGCCAAGCTGCAGCCTGATGAAGAAAAACCTATGCTAGTTGAAGTTCAGATGACTGAAACTTCTGCTGATGAGGAAAGGTCCAGCATGAATTTGTTATCGAATCcacagaaagaaaagggaaagaggAATATCAAGTCAAATCCACCAATTCTCCATGAAACTGGTTTCTCCAAACTGATACTTAATTCAAGCTCGTCTTCTATTTCAGAAAGCAATAAGAAACGAAAATCCAGAGTTGGCCCACAAAAAAATAAGTCTTTGAGTGGGAAGATCACAAAGAAAGCAGTTCGGGCTGACAAGGGTGAAACTAAAGAACATGGTGCAGCAACTGATAATACCCCGAAATCATTATCAGAGCCACAGAACAAGAAAAGGGTATGTGTAAATTTTCCACACCTTTTGGGGACTGAAGATTCATCTGTTCAAATGGATTTATCTAGTTCGCTTGGGGACACAATTAATGGTGCAAGAAACGATGACCTTTCGGTTGAGAAGTCTTGCTCAATCTGTGATTCCAGTTATGAGGTTGTGGCATCAGGGATTGCTGATATAAGCAACTTGAGGGACTTGCGTTTACCTAAACTGAGGACTATTGCAGGCCGACTTAAACTAACCAAATATAGCAAGCTTCGGAAAGAGTTGCTACTTGAATTGATATCCGAGCGTCTTGCGAATTGA
- the LOC7496117 gene encoding uncharacterized protein LOC7496117 isoform X2, with product MAASETKTNLEGVLKPFYQRASEAEDRLSRLEASVASNRDAGSEEHLKTISELQAKLEGANAELASEREKAKKLAVENGKLQYRVIHLVQAIREGDAKLESLKGGSEASAEAIPKLENLRL from the exons ATGGCAGCTTCTGAGACAAAAACCAACCTTGAAGGTGTCCTTAAACCCTTCTATCAAAGAGCTTCTGAAGCTGAG GATCGGCTGTCAAGACTGGAAGCTTCCGTTGCAAGTAATAGAG ATGCTGGAAGCGAGGAACATTTGAAAACTATAAGTGAACTTCAGGCAAAGCTAGAAGGTGCAAATGCAGAGCTAGCTTCGGAACGAGAAAAG GCTAAGAAGCTTGCTGTGGAAAATGGAAAGCTCCAGTATCGTGTTATTCATCTTGTCCAAGCAATCAGGGAGGGTGATGCTAAGTTGGAGAGCCTAAAAG GTGGTTCAGAAGCAAGTGCAGAGGCTATCCCGAAATTGGAGAATTTACGATTATGA
- the LOC7496117 gene encoding uncharacterized protein LOC7496117 isoform X1, translating to MAASETKTNLEGVLKPFYQRASEAEDRLSRLEASVASNRDAGSEEHLKTISELQAKLEGANAELASEREKAKKLAVENGKLQYRVIHLVQAIREGDAKLESLKGKIPEGLPCLCLQFHYTLLDFKY from the exons ATGGCAGCTTCTGAGACAAAAACCAACCTTGAAGGTGTCCTTAAACCCTTCTATCAAAGAGCTTCTGAAGCTGAG GATCGGCTGTCAAGACTGGAAGCTTCCGTTGCAAGTAATAGAG ATGCTGGAAGCGAGGAACATTTGAAAACTATAAGTGAACTTCAGGCAAAGCTAGAAGGTGCAAATGCAGAGCTAGCTTCGGAACGAGAAAAG GCTAAGAAGCTTGCTGTGGAAAATGGAAAGCTCCAGTATCGTGTTATTCATCTTGTCCAAGCAATCAGGGAGGGTGATGCTAAGTTGGAGAGCCTAAAAGGTAAAATTCCTGAAGGGCTCCCTTGTCTTTGTTTACAGTTTCATTACACCCTTCTGGATTTTAAGTATtga
- the LOC7473597 gene encoding glycerol-3-phosphate dehydrogenase [NAD(+)] GPDHC1, cytosolic, whose translation MVGSIKAVNHHNNGCGLEEKLDELRSLLGKADGDPLRIVGVGAGAWGSVFAALLQDSYGQFREKVQIRIWRRPGRAVDRATAEHLFEVINSREDVLRRLIWRCAYLKYVEARLGDRTLFADEILKDGFCLNMIDTPLCPLKVVTNLQEAVWDADIVVNGLPSTETREVFEEISQYWKERITAPIIISLAKGIEAALKPVPRIITPTQMINRATGVPMENILYLGGPNIASEIYNKEYANARICGADKWRKPLAKFLRQPHFIVWDNSDLVTHEVMGGLKNVYAIGAGMVAALTNESATSKSVYFAHCTSEMIFITHLLAEEPEKLAGPLLADTYVTLLKGRNAWYGQMLAKGEISRDMGDSISGKGMIQGVSAVGAFYELLSQSSLSVLHPDEKKPVAPVELCPILKTLYKILIIREQSSQAILQALRDETLNDPRERIEIAQSHAFYRPSLLGQP comes from the exons ATGGTTGGAAGTATTAAGGCAGTGAATCATCATAATAACGGATGTGGTCTAGAAGAGAAGCTTGATGAGCTTCGAAGCCTTCTCGGCAAGGCTGATGGTGATCCATTGAGAATTGTTGGTGTTGGGGCAGGTGCTTGGGGAAGTGTTTTTGCAGCTTTGCTGCAGGATAGTTATGGTCAATTTCGAGAGAAGGTCCAAATCAGGATATGGAGAAGGCCTGGAAGAGCTGTTGATAGAGCCACAGCAGAACATCTCTTTGAAGTGATCAATTCGAGGGAGGATGTATTGAGGAGGTTGATCTGGCGATGTGCGTATTTGAAGTACGTTGAGGCCAGGCTTGGCGACCGGACTCTTTTTGCAGATGAGATTTTGAAAGATGGATTTTGCTTGAACATGATTGACACACCACTTTGTCCATTGAAGGTTGTGACTAACTTGCAAGAGGCTGTTTGGGATGCTGATATTGTGGTAAATGGCTTGCCTTCCACGGAGACACGTGAGGTGTTCGAAGAGATCAGTCAATATTGGAAGGAGAGAATCACAGCACCTATCATCATCTCCTTGGCAAAGGGTATAGAAGCTGCATTAAAACCTGTTCCTCGAATAATCACACCTACGCAAATGATTAACAGAGCGA CTGGAGTGCCAATGGAAAATATACTTTATCTTGGTGGACCAAATATTGCTTCAGAAATATACAACAAGGAATATGCTAATGCTCGAATATGTGGAGCTGACAAGTGGAGAAAGCCTCTTGCTAAGTTTTTGAGGCAGCCCCATTTCATTGTATGGGACAACAGTGACCTTGTCACTCATGAAGTCATGGGTGGCCTGAAGAATGTCTATGCCATTGGAGCTG GAATGGTAGCAGCCCTTACTAATGAAAGCGCTACCAGCAAGTCAGTCTACTTTGCACATTGTACATCAGAGATGATATTTATTACTCATCTACTGGCGGAAGAACCTGAGAAGCTTGCAGGGCCTTTGCTGGCGGACACATACGTAACGTTGTTAAAGGGTCGTAATGCATGGTATGGACAAATGTTAGCCAAAGGGGAAATAAGCCGGGATATGGGTGATAGCATCAGTGGGAAAGGAATGATTCAG GGTGTTTCAGCAGTTGGAGCATTCTATGAACTCCTGAGTCAGTCAAGCTTGAGCGTGTTACACCCTGATGAAAAGAAGCCTGTTGCTCCCGTTGAGCTCTGTCCCATCTTAAAAACGTTGTATAAAATACTGATAATAAG GGAGCAATCATCACAAGCTATTCTGCAAGCGCTGAGGGACGAAACATTGAACGACCCCCGGGAACGCATTGAGATTGCACAAAGCCATGCTTTCTACAGGCCTTCTCTTCTTGGCCAGCCTTAG
- the LOC7473598 gene encoding S-formylglutathione hydrolase produces the protein METKPSEISSSKMFGGYNKRYKHFSPTLGCSMTFYIYFPPSPSPSHKFPVLYWLSGLSCTDENFIAKSGAQRVASTEGIVLIAPDTSPRGLNVEGEADSWDFGVGAGFYLNATQEKWKNWRMYDYVVKELPKLLSENFPQLETSKASIFGHSMGGHGALTIYLKNLDKYKSVSAFSPVANPINCPWGQKAFTNYLGPSKADWEEYDATSLVSKVHDVSATILIDQGDEDKFLHDQLLPNKFEEACRSANVSVLMRLQPGYDHSYFFIATFIDDHIHHHAHALKL, from the exons ATGGAAACAAAGCCAAGTGAGATCAGTAGCTCAAAGATGTTTGGTGGATACAACAAGAGATACAAGCATTTCAGCCCTACACTGGGTTGCTCCATGACTTTCTACATCTATTTCCCTccatccccttccccttcccacAAATTCCCA GTGCTGTATTGGCTCTCTGGTCTTAGCTGCACCGATGAGAACTTTATAGCTAAATCAGGAGCTCAACGTGTTGCTTCGACAGAGGGCATTGTCCTGATCGCTCCTGATACATCTCCAA GAGGCCTGAATGTGGAAGGAGAGGCAGACAGCTGGGATTTTGGTGTAG GTGCTGGATTCTATCTTAATGCTACTCAAGAGAAATGGAAGAACTGGCGGATGTATGACTATGTTGTCAAGGAACTGCCAAAACTTCTTAGTGAAAATTTTCCGCAGCTGGAGACATCAAAGGCATCTATATTTGGTCATTCAATGGGCGGCCATGGTGCTTTAACAATCTACCTGAAGAACCTCGACAAGTACAAG TCGGTATCTGCCTTCTCACCAGTTGCCAACCCAATTAATTGTCCATGGGGCCAGAAGGCTTTCACAAATTATCTTGGACCCAGTAAAGCTGATTGGgag GAATATGATGCCACTTCTCTGGTGTCAAAGGTCCATGATGTATCTGCTACCATTTTAATTGATCAG GGAGATGAGGATAAATTCTTGCATGATCAGCTGCTGCCAAACAAGTTTGAAGAGGCGTGCAGGAGTGCAAATGTTTCAGTTCTGATGCGATTGCAACCTGGTTATGATCACTCCTACTTTTTCATTGCCACTTTCATCGATGACCACATTCACCACCATGCTCATGCTCTTAAACTTTAA